One stretch of Roseimicrobium sp. ORNL1 DNA includes these proteins:
- a CDS encoding sulfatase, which produces MAAAEEKPNIIIILADDLGWADLPSYGHPFHETPHLDRLVKEGMRFTQFYAGPVCSPTRANMQSGQDQARFGITQHIPGHRRPFAKLSDPEVPKQLPLEVKTFAERLGAVGYKTGYFGKWHLGGEGFGPEKQGWQTALEAKGNVVLPKVSGKPEPERMADFLSQKATAFIEEHKEEPFLLQVSHAAVHIPLSTTPALQAKYESKAKAVGYPCNPTYAGLLEELDQSVGRIMDTVERTGLAEKTLIIFLSDNGGLEHEQSGKIVTTNRPLRGEKGSLYEGGIRVPAIMRWTGHVPAGSVCEVPAITTDLYPTLMRLAGVTLSDAGAAGLDGTSLAALLQDPKASIARDTLYWHLPHYHHSTPASAIRRGDWKLIEFFESNELELYNLKANAGEKLNMAAMEKAKVQELHAALVEWRQKVGARMPVPNPNYDAARADELGKGKREE; this is translated from the coding sequence ATGGCTGCGGCTGAGGAGAAGCCAAACATCATCATCATTCTCGCGGATGATCTTGGCTGGGCGGACCTGCCTTCGTATGGCCATCCTTTTCATGAGACGCCGCATCTGGATCGCCTGGTGAAAGAGGGGATGCGTTTCACGCAATTCTACGCGGGGCCGGTATGCTCACCCACACGGGCCAACATGCAAAGCGGACAGGACCAGGCACGGTTTGGCATCACGCAGCATATTCCGGGGCATCGCAGGCCTTTTGCAAAACTCAGTGATCCCGAGGTGCCCAAGCAACTGCCACTGGAGGTAAAGACCTTTGCTGAGCGATTGGGAGCGGTAGGGTACAAGACGGGCTACTTCGGGAAGTGGCACCTGGGTGGTGAGGGTTTCGGCCCGGAGAAGCAGGGCTGGCAGACTGCGCTGGAGGCGAAGGGGAATGTGGTGTTGCCAAAAGTAAGTGGTAAACCGGAGCCGGAGCGTATGGCGGATTTCCTTTCGCAGAAGGCCACGGCGTTCATCGAGGAGCACAAGGAGGAGCCGTTCCTCCTGCAGGTCTCTCATGCGGCGGTGCACATCCCGCTTTCCACTACGCCAGCGCTTCAGGCGAAGTATGAGAGCAAGGCAAAGGCGGTGGGTTATCCGTGCAATCCTACCTACGCGGGACTGCTGGAAGAGCTGGACCAGAGCGTTGGCCGCATCATGGATACGGTGGAGCGCACCGGACTCGCGGAGAAGACGCTCATCATCTTCCTCTCGGACAATGGTGGACTGGAGCACGAGCAGAGCGGCAAGATCGTGACGACGAATCGACCACTACGTGGTGAGAAAGGTTCGCTGTACGAAGGTGGCATCCGGGTGCCGGCTATCATGCGCTGGACCGGTCATGTGCCGGCTGGCAGCGTGTGTGAGGTCCCGGCCATCACCACGGATCTGTATCCCACGCTGATGCGACTCGCGGGGGTGACTCTCAGCGACGCGGGTGCCGCGGGTTTGGATGGTACCAGCCTGGCCGCATTGCTGCAGGATCCGAAGGCGTCAATTGCACGTGACACGCTTTACTGGCATCTGCCGCACTATCACCACAGCACACCTGCCAGTGCCATCCGGCGTGGCGACTGGAAGTTGATTGAATTCTTCGAGAGCAATGAACTGGAGCTCTACAATCTGAAAGCAAATGCCGGTGAGAAGCTGAATATGGCCGCGATGGAAAAGGCCAAGGTCCAGGAACTGCACGCAGCGCTCGTCGAGTGGCGGCAGAAGGTCGGCGCGAGGATGCCTGTGCCGAATCCGAATTATGATGCCGCGCGAGCGGATGAACTGGGCAAAGGGAAACGGGAGGAGTAA
- a CDS encoding arylsulfatase: MMCRIFLSLALTIALVARVSGATGKPDIIVILSDDMGFSDIGCYGGEIETPNLDALAKGGLKYTQFYNTARCCPTRASLLTGLYPHQAGIGHMMDDKGLDGYRGELSRNGATMAEVVKPAGYRTYMVGKWHVTKKVNPQGENEKSNWPLQRGFERFYGTIHGAGSFFDPNSLVKDNTLISPYADPDYKPEQYYYTDAISDHAVRFISDHAKENKDKPLFMYVAYTAAHWPMHAKESDMAKYKGKYAGGYDAVRAARLKKARALGVVDADWAITPQAGGKWDEVKDRAYEERCMEVYAAMVDCMDQGIGRIVAELKKQGRYENTLIFFMQDNGGCAEPIGRGKGGGAGNKKKPNANANANNTAGPVLRRADKPTLPPLAAEYLQPDMIPKQTRDGFPMRQGYGVLPGAADTYCGYGEAWANVSNTPFREYKHWVHEGGISTPLIAHWPAGTDRPGRLVKAPAHLIDIMATVVDVSGAPYPKEQNDTATTPMEGVSLKAPFMGGDISRPQPIFWEHEGNRAVREGKWKLVAKGPRGAWELYDMEADRTELHDLAAPHQDVVTDLAAKWETWAKRAQVIPWIWGAPYEEERAGR; the protein is encoded by the coding sequence ATGATGTGCCGCATCTTTCTTTCTCTTGCCCTGACTATCGCGCTAGTTGCCCGGGTTTCCGGAGCCACCGGGAAGCCGGACATCATTGTCATCTTGAGCGATGACATGGGCTTCAGCGACATCGGGTGCTATGGCGGTGAAATTGAGACGCCGAACCTGGATGCCCTGGCGAAGGGGGGGCTGAAATACACGCAATTCTACAACACGGCACGCTGCTGCCCGACGCGCGCGTCCTTGCTCACGGGATTGTATCCGCATCAGGCTGGCATCGGGCACATGATGGATGACAAGGGACTGGATGGCTATCGCGGCGAACTCAGCCGCAATGGAGCGACCATGGCGGAGGTGGTGAAACCTGCGGGCTACCGCACCTACATGGTGGGCAAGTGGCATGTGACGAAGAAGGTCAATCCCCAAGGTGAGAACGAGAAGAGCAACTGGCCGCTGCAGCGTGGCTTTGAGCGCTTCTACGGCACGATCCACGGAGCGGGCAGCTTCTTTGACCCGAACTCGCTGGTAAAAGATAACACGCTCATCTCACCCTACGCAGACCCGGACTACAAGCCAGAGCAGTACTACTACACAGATGCCATCAGCGACCACGCGGTGCGCTTCATTTCGGATCACGCGAAGGAGAACAAGGACAAGCCCCTCTTCATGTACGTGGCCTACACCGCCGCGCACTGGCCCATGCATGCGAAGGAGTCGGACATGGCGAAGTACAAGGGAAAGTATGCCGGAGGCTATGATGCCGTGAGGGCTGCGCGATTGAAAAAGGCGAGGGCACTGGGCGTGGTCGATGCGGACTGGGCCATCACACCGCAAGCAGGTGGCAAGTGGGACGAGGTGAAGGACCGTGCGTATGAGGAGCGCTGCATGGAGGTGTATGCCGCGATGGTGGATTGCATGGACCAGGGCATCGGGCGCATCGTGGCGGAGCTGAAGAAGCAGGGCCGGTATGAGAACACGCTCATCTTCTTCATGCAGGACAATGGCGGCTGCGCGGAGCCCATCGGCAGAGGCAAGGGGGGTGGCGCTGGAAATAAGAAGAAACCAAATGCCAACGCCAATGCGAACAACACTGCGGGCCCTGTGCTGCGGCGCGCCGACAAGCCCACGCTGCCACCGCTGGCGGCAGAGTATCTCCAGCCCGACATGATTCCCAAGCAGACACGCGATGGCTTTCCCATGCGCCAGGGTTATGGCGTCTTGCCGGGAGCGGCTGACACCTACTGCGGCTATGGCGAGGCGTGGGCGAATGTGAGTAACACGCCCTTCCGCGAATACAAACACTGGGTGCATGAGGGCGGCATCAGCACACCGTTGATTGCCCACTGGCCTGCAGGCACGGACCGTCCTGGGCGGCTGGTCAAAGCGCCCGCCCACCTTATCGATATCATGGCCACGGTGGTGGATGTGAGTGGTGCACCTTATCCCAAGGAGCAGAATGACACCGCCACCACTCCGATGGAGGGTGTGAGTCTGAAGGCGCCCTTTATGGGAGGAGATATAAGCCGTCCACAGCCCATCTTCTGGGAGCATGAAGGCAACCGCGCCGTACGTGAAGGCAAGTGGAAACTGGTGGCGAAAGGACCCCGTGGCGCGTGGGAACTGTATGACATGGAAGCAGACCGAACAGAGCTGCACGACCTCGCTGCCCCACATCAGGATGTCGTCACGGACCTGGCTGCGAAGTGGGAGACTTGGGCGAAACGGGCCCAGGTGATTCCGTGGATCTGGGGTGCGCCGTATGAGGAAGAGCGAGCGGGCAGGTAA